DNA sequence from the Acidobacteriota bacterium genome:
TCCCCTCCCTCCGCGCGGGCTCTCTCTCAGGGCTAGCGGCCGAGTGTAGCAGGGACTTTTGACACCGCAGGACCCTACGGTGAGTAGTAGGTCGGCGACCCGGGACCGACCGGCAAACCCAGGGCGAACACCCAGAGGTAGAACAGCGAGATCCAACCGATCAGGTAGGTGATCGAGTACGGAATCATCGTCGCGATCAGGGTGCCGATTCCGAGTTTCCGGTCGTACCGCATCGCCACCGCCAGGATGAGCCCGAAGTAGCTCATCATCGGCGTGATGATGTTCGTCGTCGAGTCGCCGATCCGGTACGCCGCCTGGATCACCTCCGGGCTGTAGCCGACCGTCATCAGCATGGGAACGAAGATGGGCGCCGTCACCGCCCACTGGGCCGACGCGCTGCCGAGCATCAAGTTGACGAAGCAGCACATCAGGATGAACGGCACGAACACGATCGGCCCGGTCAGGTCGAACCGGGTCAGCAAGTCGGCACCGACGACCGCGGTAATCGTCCCCAGGTTCGTCCAGTTGAAGAAGGAGACGAACTGGGCGGCGAAGAAGACGAGCACCAGGTAGGGGCCGAGAGAACTCATCGAGCGGCCCATGCCGTCGATCACGTCGCGGTCGTTCCTGAGCGAACCGGTGGTGCGGCCGTAGACGATCGAAGGCACGATGAAGAAGACGAAGATCAGGGACACCACGCTGCGCAGCATCGGCCGCAGATCGTCGATCAGGAGCGCGTTCGCCGCCGGATCGCGGAACCAGCCGTTCTCCGGCAGGGCGAGCAGGGCCAGCCCGCCGAGCATGACCAGCACGGTCACCCCCGCCAGTTTCAGCCCCCGCTTCTCCTCCTTCGACAGCGTCTTCAGGCCCTCCTCCGGGTCTTCCAGGTCGTCCGCCGCCCGCCCCGGATCGAAGACGCCCAGCTTGGGCTCGACGATCCGGGTCGTCACCAGGGTGCCGATCGCCGTGATCATGAAGGTGCTGACGAACATGAACAGGTAGTTGGCGGTCGCCGGGATCTCGTTGGCCGCACCGGGCGCGTAGGAGGGATCGATGATGCGCGCCGCTTCGGTCGTGATCCCGGCGAGCAGCGGGTCGACGGTGCCGATCAGCACGTTCGCCGAGTAACCCCCCGAAACGCCGGCGAACGCCGCGGCCAGCCCGGCCAGGGGATGACGGCCGACCGCGCGGAACACGACCGCCGCCAGTGGGATCAACACGACGTAGCCCATCTCGGACGCCGTATTGGAAACGACCGACGCGAACACCACGACCGCGGTCAGCAGGTTTCGCGGAGCGCCCAGGACCAGCGCCCGAAGCAGGGCCCCGAGAAGACCCGACCGCTCGGCCACGCCGACCCCGAGCAGGGCGACCAGAACCGTACCCAGCGGTGCGAAACCCGTGAAGTTCGTCACGAGGTTCATGGCGATCCGCCGCATCCCCTCCGGGTTCATCAGGCTGACCGCGCGGATCATCCCGTCTTCGGAGCGGCCCGAGACACCGGCCGGCCGCGGGTCGGCCACCTTCCAGTCGAGTACTTCCGCCATGCCCGAAACCAGCAGGATGAGCAGCGCCAGCACCGCGAACAGCGTCACCGGGTGCGGCAAGAGGTTGCCGAGGAACTCGACTACGTTCAGGAACCGCGTGAACAGACCGGGGCCGCGTCCTCCCCGCCTGCGGCGCTTTCGATTGGCGGATTCAGACATCCGCGGAACAGTAGCGGACCAACCCGGCTCAGCCTCGCCGGATAGCGGCCGTGTGGTAGGGATCGAGGTCGTCGATCGCCGATTCGGGCTCCCCGGTCTTCCACGCGAAGAGCCGCACGGTGACCTCCGACGGCGTCACGTCGAAGAGCGCGAAACCGTTCTTCTCGAAGGTCTCGCCGCGCACGTCCTGAACCACCGCCGTGGCAGCCATGGGCGGCGTCCCCCGCGCCGCCGACGGCCAGCCCGTCAGTGTGCCCAGCGGACCGGTCAGCACGGCATGAACCGGGTTGGCTGAGAGATCCATGCCGCCGCTCCGCTCGAGGACGGAGTGGCCGATCGCATGCAGGTCGCCCGAGAGCACGATGCCGGCCCGCTGCGGGTGGGACGTCAGCGACTCCAGCAGGCGCTGATGCTGCCTCCACCAGCCCTCCTGCCAGAAGTACTTCTCGCGCTCCGTCGTCAGCCGGAAGTTGCTGCCGGCAAAATCGCCGATGCGCGAGACGGTGGCACCGCCGTCGTCGAGATCGGCGACATCCGGATACCACTCGCGCCACTTCCCGGCCGACCAGCCGAACGGGTGCGACGGAACGTGGAACAACTGCGCGACGGCCTGGTCCCGCGTGCGCTGGTGCAGCCAGTGTTCCGTCTCCGGCGGCACCAGGCCGGCATGGACGCCCTTGAGCGACAGGTAGCGGGCACAGTCGTAGATCAGGACCTCGGCCAGCCGGCCGTACCGGAACGTGCCGAAGGCCTCGGAGATCCCGGGCTCCCGGTCGCCGGCGCCCGTACCGGACATTGCAACCGGCCGTTCCACATCCGGCAGGAACTCCGGCAGGTAGGCGTTGCGGGTGAATCGGGCGAACTCGACCTGGTAGCGGTCGGGCGGCAGAGTGACCATCTGCGGATCGGCATCGTCGTTCTCGTAGTAGTCGTGGTCGTCGCTCACGAAGTAGGAAGGCGTCGATCGCAACATGACGCCGTACAACTCGGCGACCTGCGGCCCGACCGCCGCCTTGAGCGAGGTCTCGTTGCTCGTTCCCAGCGCGGGCAGGCTCAGGTCGAGCCAGCCGATCCGTTCGTAGAGCTCGCGGGAACGCCGGCCCCGCTCCTCGCCCCGGTTGTAGAGCACCGTGCGCTGGTCCCAGTAGATGTGATCGCCGATCGCGATCAGCGCCCTCGGCCGGAACGAGAGGGCCCTGCGCAGGAGTCTCCGGCGAACCGCCAATGGCAGGAAGAAGCCCGACTCGGGGTGGCCGCCGGCGCAGGTGTAGGCGAGGAACCGGACCGACTCGGGCTGGGCCGAGGGCGACGGGAAGGTGCGGAGCGGCCACGGGTCGCACAGCGTCTCCCCGCCGCCAAGAAGCTGCAGGGTGTACTCCGTGTCCGGTTCCAGGCCGGGCGCGTCGAAGGAGAAGAAACGCCTCTCCGTGTCTGTGCTCCGGCCCGCGACCAGGCGGCCGCCGATGCGCAGCTCCGGCACGAAGTCGAGGGACTCGGCGAAGGAGCACTTGAGCGTCACCCGGTCGTGGTTGGCCGCCGGAATCAGATGCTGGAGCGGTCCCGCGCGCCAGCCGTCGTCCGCGATGGCCGGCGAACGATGGAGGCCTGCTCCAGTTGCCGCGGCTGCGGCGCTCGCGATGAAGCGTCTACGGGTCCAGGTCGACGTCATGGTCGGGTCCTCCAAGAAAGTTGCGCAACCGCTCGCGGTCGAGGTCGGTCAGCGGCAGGAATCGCGGTTGGCTGTCGCTCCTCGCCGACGTGTCGCAGGGCTGGCACATCAGCACGCCCGGCTCCCGCAGGTGCTTCAGCCCGAGAACGTGGCCGAGTTCGTGCGCGATCACGTTACGCACGACATTGTCGCGCTCGTCGCCCGCGGGAATGGCGACGAGATAGCGGCCATCGTCGCCGTAGGGCCAGGCCAAGGGCATGAGATTCTGGGCCGAGAGCAGCACGACGACCTCCGCGTCGACCCGGAAGAGCGCTTCCGGCGGCGCCGGACCCGGATCGGACGAGTGCAGGCGCCCGGCCAGCTGCGAGAGCTGGTGGGCGTAGTTCTCGAAGGGCCGCAGTCCTACCGGCGGAGTCTCGTGTCCCGGCTCCGAAAACGGTGCGGCCAGTCCCAGATCCGACACCGCCGCGTTCCAAAACGAGACGGCATCATCCACCATCGCGACCCGCTCGTCATCGACGTCGTCGACCAGCACGGCGACGCGCCTGGGCTCGTCGATCGCCGGCTCCGAAGCGGTCGCAACTGGCAGAATGCCCAGCGCAAGAAGCAGAGGAGCAACACGGCTGCTCGCGCCGGCCAGGAAGGCACCAGGCCGCACCCTCCCGGAGAAAGTCATCATGCGCCACATTCGAACGTTCATCAGGCTGCTGCCGGCTGTTGTCTCCCTCGCCCTGGTCGCTTCCCCGGTCCTCGGCCAGATCCACCGGACGCCGGACCCGGTGCGCCGGGCCGACCTCCACCGCCTGGCTGAAGTCGATCGGATGGTCATGGTACCGATGCGCGACGGCGTCCGCCTCGCCACCGAAATCTACCGGCCGCGCGATGCCCAGGGTCCCGTGCCGGCGATCTTCTGGCGTACGCCCTACAACTTCAGTCCACTGCCGCCGCCCAACCTGGAGCGACCGAGCGCGCTGCTCAAGTTCGGACTCGACGCGGTGGAGCGCGGATACGCCTTCGTCGTCCAGAACGAGCGCGGCAAGTTCTTCTCGGAGGGCGATTGGGAGATCCTCGGCAAGCCTCGTACCGACGGCTACGACGCGCTGACCTGGATCGCCGATCAGCCGTGGTCCAACGGCAAGGTCGCAACGCTCGGATGCTCGTCGACCGCGGAATGGCAGATGGGCCTGGCGGCGATGCGGCATCCCGCCCATGCCGCCGCCGTGCCGATGGGCCAGGGCGCTGGCATCGGCCGCATGGGGCCGTTCTACGAGCAGGGGAACTTCTACCGCGGCGGCGCGCTCCAGCTTCCGATGGCCGTCTGGCTCTTCGGCGAACAAAACACCCAGCGCCCGACCTTCCCGCCGGAAACCAGCCGCGAGGACCTGGAGCGGCTCGCGACCTACTTCGATCTCGCGGCGAAGATGCCCCAGGTCGACTGGAAGCAGGCGCTCTGGCATCTCCCCATCCAGACGATCATGGAGTCCGTCGGCGGGCCGAAGGGGATCTTCGGCGAGTTCGCGGCCCGCACTCCGGACGACGCGGGCTGGTACGAGGGCGGCCTCTACCACGACGACGAACCGTTCGGCGTGCCGGCGCTCTGGGCCAACTCCTGGTACGACCTGTCCGTATCGCCGAACCTGGCGCTCTACGAGCACGTTCGCGCCAACGCCGACGAAGAAGTCCGCCAGCACCAGTACATGGTCATCGCGCCCAGCCTGCACTGCAACATGTACCGCCTGACGAACCCGCTGATCGTCGGCGAACGGAACTTCGGCGACACGGACTTCGGCTTCGACGAGATGCTCTGGAGCTTCCTCGATCGCTTCACGAAGCCGGAGGCGAACGGCTTCGAAGACCGCTACGCCAAGGTCCGTTACTTCCTGATGGGCGAGGACGGCTGGCAGAACGCAGAGGACTGGCCGCCCGCCGAAGTCGAGCCGATGACCCTCTACCTCGGCAGCGCCGGCAACGCGAACAGCGCTGCCGGCGACGGCAGGCTGACGGCGGACACCGGCGGTGACAGGGACGACGCCGACCGGTTCGTCTACGACCCGGGCTCGCCGGTGCCGACCCACGGCGGCGCCTTCTGTTGCATGGGCGAGTACGAGCCCGGCTCGTTCGATCAACGCTCGGTCGAGGCCCGCACCGACGTGCTCGTCTACACCACGGAGCCGTTTGACGAGCCGCTGGCCGTCGTCGGATCGATCGACGTCGTCCTGCACGTCTCGTCCGACGCGCCCGACACCGACTTCACGGTCAAGCTGATCGATGTGCATCCAGACGGCCGCGCCTTCAACCTGGACGACACGATCCTGCGCATGCGCTACCGCGAGGGCTTCGACCGCGACGTCCGCATGGAAGCCGGAGAGGTCTATGAGGTGAGACTCGGGCCGCTCGCCACCGCCAACGTCTTCGGCGCCGGACACCGCCTGCGGATCGAGATCTCGAGCAGCAACTTCCCGCGCTACGACCGCAACCTGAACACGGGCGGCAACAACTACGACGAGAGCGAGTGGCGGGTGGCCCGAAACGCGGTCCACCACTCCGCGGAGCATCCGTCCCGCATCGTGCTCCCGGTGCTCGACCGCTAGGTACGACAGCGCCTACTGGGTGCGCCGGCGTGCCATCCGCCGGCATCCGCCGAAGGCGGAATCCGCCAACGACGCTATGGCTCCAGCGGCGGCACGTTCTGACTGAACTTCACGCCGCTGATGCGGTCCGTGTTGTCAGCGCGTCGCCTCCGACTCGGTGGGAAGTCCTCCGTCTCCTTGATCCAGGCATCGAGGACCCGGCTCAACTGCCGGGCAATCTGCTCCACCTCCGGCCGGCCCGCGAGGTTGACCAGTTCGTGCGGATCCTCCTCCAGATCGTAGATCTCGATCACCGGCCGCGGCGCCTCGAACAGACGGGCCTGACCAGCCGTCAAGGTCCCGGCGGCACGGTGCGCCGTCAGGCTGTACCAGGAGGGGCTGCGCGAGGCGTCGGCCGGTGTGCAGAGCGGCAGTTCCGTGTAGGCGTTGCGAATCAGCTTGTAGCGCACACCCCGCACTGCTCGAATGTGCTCGTCGCAGTTGTGCCAGTTGCGCTCCGCGAACACGTACTCGCGCCCCGGCGC
Encoded proteins:
- a CDS encoding AbgT family transporter, giving the protein MSESANRKRRRRGGRGPGLFTRFLNVVEFLGNLLPHPVTLFAVLALLILLVSGMAEVLDWKVADPRPAGVSGRSEDGMIRAVSLMNPEGMRRIAMNLVTNFTGFAPLGTVLVALLGVGVAERSGLLGALLRALVLGAPRNLLTAVVVFASVVSNTASEMGYVVLIPLAAVVFRAVGRHPLAGLAAAFAGVSGGYSANVLIGTVDPLLAGITTEAARIIDPSYAPGAANEIPATANYLFMFVSTFMITAIGTLVTTRIVEPKLGVFDPGRAADDLEDPEEGLKTLSKEEKRGLKLAGVTVLVMLGGLALLALPENGWFRDPAANALLIDDLRPMLRSVVSLIFVFFIVPSIVYGRTTGSLRNDRDVIDGMGRSMSSLGPYLVLVFFAAQFVSFFNWTNLGTITAVVGADLLTRFDLTGPIVFVPFILMCCFVNLMLGSASAQWAVTAPIFVPMLMTVGYSPEVIQAAYRIGDSTTNIITPMMSYFGLILAVAMRYDRKLGIGTLIATMIPYSITYLIGWISLFYLWVFALGLPVGPGSPTYYSP
- a CDS encoding matrixin family metalloprotease, with amino-acid sequence MNVRMWRMMTFSGRVRPGAFLAGASSRVAPLLLALGILPVATASEPAIDEPRRVAVLVDDVDDERVAMVDDAVSFWNAAVSDLGLAAPFSEPGHETPPVGLRPFENYAHQLSQLAGRLHSSDPGPAPPEALFRVDAEVVVLLSAQNLMPLAWPYGDDGRYLVAIPAGDERDNVVRNVIAHELGHVLGLKHLREPGVLMCQPCDTSARSDSQPRFLPLTDLDRERLRNFLGGPDHDVDLDP
- a CDS encoding CocE/NonD family hydrolase: MRHIRTFIRLLPAVVSLALVASPVLGQIHRTPDPVRRADLHRLAEVDRMVMVPMRDGVRLATEIYRPRDAQGPVPAIFWRTPYNFSPLPPPNLERPSALLKFGLDAVERGYAFVVQNERGKFFSEGDWEILGKPRTDGYDALTWIADQPWSNGKVATLGCSSTAEWQMGLAAMRHPAHAAAVPMGQGAGIGRMGPFYEQGNFYRGGALQLPMAVWLFGEQNTQRPTFPPETSREDLERLATYFDLAAKMPQVDWKQALWHLPIQTIMESVGGPKGIFGEFAARTPDDAGWYEGGLYHDDEPFGVPALWANSWYDLSVSPNLALYEHVRANADEEVRQHQYMVIAPSLHCNMYRLTNPLIVGERNFGDTDFGFDEMLWSFLDRFTKPEANGFEDRYAKVRYFLMGEDGWQNAEDWPPAEVEPMTLYLGSAGNANSAAGDGRLTADTGGDRDDADRFVYDPGSPVPTHGGAFCCMGEYEPGSFDQRSVEARTDVLVYTTEPFDEPLAVVGSIDVVLHVSSDAPDTDFTVKLIDVHPDGRAFNLDDTILRMRYREGFDRDVRMEAGEVYEVRLGPLATANVFGAGHRLRIEISSSNFPRYDRNLNTGGNNYDESEWRVARNAVHHSAEHPSRIVLPVLDR